Proteins from one Flavobacterium sp. N2038 genomic window:
- a CDS encoding AIR synthase related protein, whose translation MSSDSSKRYAQRGVSASKEDVHNAIKNIDKGLFPQAFCKIVPDYLTQDNDHCLIMHADGAGTKSSLAYMYWKETGDISVWKGIAQDALIMNIDDLLCVGATDNILLSSTIGRNKNLIPAEVISAIINGTEELINELKSFGVTIHSTGGETADVGDVVRTIIVDSTVTARMKRSDVVDNANIKAGDVIVGLASFGQATYEKGYNGGMGSNGLTSARHDVFGKYLAKKYPESYDALVPEELIYSGQVNLTDEVENSPINAGQLVLSPTRTYAPIIKKILDQYTPEDIHGMVHCSGGAQTKILHFVQNLHIIKDNLFPVPPLFKLIQEQSKTDWKEMYQVFNCGHRMEIYVPESIAQDIIEISKSFNVEAQIVGRVEASEAKKLTITSEYGTFNY comes from the coding sequence ATGAGTTCAGATTCTAGCAAAAGATATGCACAAAGAGGTGTTTCGGCATCAAAAGAAGACGTACATAACGCTATTAAAAATATAGACAAAGGTTTATTTCCGCAGGCATTCTGTAAAATTGTTCCTGATTATTTAACTCAGGACAACGATCACTGCCTTATTATGCATGCAGACGGGGCGGGTACAAAATCATCTTTGGCTTATATGTATTGGAAAGAAACCGGAGATATTTCAGTTTGGAAAGGAATCGCACAAGATGCTTTAATCATGAATATAGATGATTTATTATGTGTTGGCGCAACAGATAATATTTTACTTTCTTCTACAATTGGAAGAAATAAAAATTTAATTCCTGCTGAGGTAATTTCTGCAATTATCAATGGAACAGAAGAATTAATCAACGAGTTAAAATCTTTTGGAGTAACTATTCACTCAACTGGAGGAGAAACTGCAGATGTTGGAGATGTTGTTCGTACTATAATTGTAGACTCAACAGTAACAGCACGTATGAAACGTAGTGACGTTGTGGATAATGCAAATATCAAAGCCGGTGACGTAATTGTTGGTTTGGCTTCTTTTGGTCAGGCAACTTACGAAAAAGGATATAATGGCGGAATGGGTAGTAACGGATTAACATCGGCACGTCATGATGTTTTCGGAAAATATCTTGCTAAAAAATATCCTGAAAGTTATGATGCATTAGTACCAGAAGAATTAATTTATTCAGGACAGGTTAACTTAACAGATGAAGTAGAAAATAGTCCAATCAATGCAGGACAATTGGTACTTTCTCCAACAAGAACTTACGCTCCGATTATCAAGAAAATTTTAGATCAATATACACCGGAAGATATTCACGGAATGGTGCACTGCAGTGGAGGCGCACAAACTAAGATTTTACATTTCGTTCAGAATCTACACATTATAAAAGACAATTTATTTCCGGTTCCGCCATTGTTCAAGTTAATTCAGGAACAATCAAAAACAGACTGGAAAGAAATGTATCAGGTATTTAACTGTGGTCACCGTATGGAAATTTATGTTCCTGAAAGTATTGCTCAGGATATTATTGAAATTTCAAAATCATTCAATGTTGAGGCACAAATCGTAGGTAGAGTAGAAGCTTCAGAAGCTAAGAAGCTTACAATTACCAGCGAATACGGAACCTTCAACTATTAA
- a CDS encoding M949_RS01915 family surface polysaccharide biosynthesis protein: protein MKKITLFLFLLNSIFAFSQKIESYPLDKEQITQRELNEISDFPIYKAFEYSDKGGVTNLVLTENQKNISKKDTLNTKIQAICVMNDHGGFLEKWRINDLLEDSIPKETTIWFWTKYCSTKDLDGDGYIDPVIVYGTKTEYNEIRRVKIITVYNNKKYVIRAVECDLDYCRSFKKDSNWNKLPQKIKTYVDQLVIKIRKEQGLLLVNG, encoded by the coding sequence ATGAAAAAAATAACTCTATTCCTGTTTCTTCTAAATTCTATATTTGCTTTTTCTCAAAAAATTGAAAGTTATCCATTAGATAAAGAACAAATAACTCAAAGAGAGCTTAATGAAATTTCTGATTTCCCTATTTATAAAGCTTTTGAATACAGCGATAAAGGCGGCGTTACTAATTTGGTTTTAACCGAAAATCAAAAAAATATTTCTAAAAAAGATACTTTAAACACCAAAATTCAGGCAATTTGTGTGATGAATGATCACGGCGGCTTTTTAGAGAAATGGAGAATTAATGATTTACTGGAAGATTCTATTCCGAAGGAAACTACGATTTGGTTTTGGACAAAATACTGTAGTACAAAAGATCTTGATGGCGATGGTTACATTGATCCGGTAATTGTTTACGGAACCAAAACTGAATATAATGAGATTAGACGTGTAAAAATTATTACAGTTTACAACAACAAGAAATATGTTATTCGTGCTGTAGAATGTGATCTAGATTATTGCAGAAGTTTTAAAAAAGATTCCAACTGGAATAAGCTTCCGCAGAAAATAAAAACTTATGTGGATCAATTAGTAATCAAAATTAGAAAGGAACAAGGTTTATTGTTGGTGAATGGATGA
- a CDS encoding carboxypeptidase regulatory-like domain-containing protein, whose translation MKIGLKILMCLLFLISCSEEQVDETGTGTVKGRVVDARTYEPIENARISSSPTSSTVFSDKDGYFLIEKVPVGKYSFQAQKDGFIARFQPATVEKDLPSQIIFELEVSTANNKPPTIPVLTAPLNNATGQALALNLTWTATDQESDPLTYTVTVKNGTTDEVKTYADLKTTTLAISGLNYSTKYYWQVSVSDGINKPTNSVTNSFSTLAFPNPRYLYVKKIKNNNVIFTADEAGNELQMTSAEVNSYRPRKNLSINRIAYISTDGSVNQIFSMNPDGTDIRKITNFVPIAGFNMDHVNYCWSANGAQIIYPNFDKLYRINADGSGLIQLYKTPSGKFISECDWSQDGSQMVLKVNDVNGYNVEIYVISAAGDFLYQVLSGVTGAASGINISLDNSKIVYTYDVSGFENADYRRMDSRIFIYTVATNTAAELQSQKDNGFNDLDVKFSPNEAQVIFVNTSNDGLSAKNIQTANVGDNSTRTTLFQNASMPDWK comes from the coding sequence ATGAAAATAGGATTAAAAATTTTGATGTGCCTTCTTTTTTTAATTTCATGTAGTGAAGAGCAGGTAGATGAAACAGGAACAGGAACAGTAAAAGGAAGAGTAGTTGATGCCCGAACATACGAGCCCATAGAAAATGCCCGTATCTCGTCGAGCCCTACCTCCAGTACTGTATTCTCAGATAAAGACGGGTATTTTTTAATCGAAAAAGTACCAGTAGGAAAATATTCTTTTCAGGCTCAGAAAGATGGTTTTATTGCCAGATTTCAACCTGCAACAGTTGAAAAAGATCTGCCATCTCAGATTATTTTTGAGTTAGAAGTCTCAACAGCAAACAATAAACCGCCAACTATTCCGGTATTAACAGCACCTTTAAATAATGCTACAGGACAAGCTTTAGCATTAAATTTAACCTGGACAGCGACCGATCAGGAATCAGATCCTTTAACTTATACCGTTACTGTAAAAAATGGCACAACAGATGAAGTTAAAACGTATGCCGATCTCAAAACAACGACATTGGCGATCTCAGGTTTAAATTACAGCACCAAGTATTATTGGCAGGTTTCTGTTAGCGATGGTATAAATAAACCAACAAATAGTGTGACCAATTCGTTTTCAACACTGGCATTTCCAAATCCAAGGTATTTGTACGTTAAGAAAATAAAAAACAATAACGTTATTTTTACCGCCGATGAAGCAGGAAACGAATTGCAAATGACATCTGCTGAGGTAAATAGTTACAGACCCAGAAAAAACTTAAGCATTAACAGAATTGCTTATATCAGTACAGATGGTTCTGTAAATCAAATTTTCAGTATGAATCCTGACGGAACAGATATTAGAAAAATAACCAATTTTGTACCAATCGCCGGATTTAATATGGATCACGTTAATTACTGTTGGAGTGCCAACGGAGCGCAAATTATCTATCCTAATTTTGATAAACTCTATCGTATAAATGCTGATGGTTCAGGCTTAATTCAGTTGTATAAAACGCCAAGCGGTAAGTTTATCTCAGAATGCGACTGGAGTCAGGACGGAAGTCAGATGGTGTTAAAAGTAAACGATGTCAATGGATATAATGTCGAGATCTATGTAATAAGTGCGGCCGGAGATTTCTTGTATCAGGTACTTTCCGGAGTAACAGGCGCGGCAAGCGGTATTAATATTTCACTTGATAACAGTAAAATTGTATATACCTATGATGTTTCAGGATTTGAAAACGCAGATTACAGAAGAATGGATTCGAGAATATTCATTTACACCGTGGCAACCAATACAGCGGCAGAATTACAGAGTCAAAAAGATAACGGATTCAATGATTTAGATGTCAAGTTCTCACCAAATGAAGCTCAGGTAATATTTGTCAACACATCCAATGATGGTTTGTCTGCCAAAAATATTCAGACCGCCAATGTGGGTGATAACTCAACAAGGACAACATTATTCCAGAATGCATCAATGCCAGATTGGAAATAA
- a CDS encoding GH92 family glycosyl hydrolase has product MNIVQKPAFIIAFGILMLAFTANTNAQKKENNLKNLIQYVDPMIGTAKMGHTYPGATVPFGSVQLSPETDTIAYSLNGKYNGEVYKYCAGYQYEDKTIVGFSHTHFSGTGHSDLGDFLIMPTTGKLQLNSGVASKPLSGYRSAFSHSTEKAEPAYYSVLLEDHKIKAELTATTRVGMHQYTFPKSDEAHIILDLTSGIYNYDKKNVWTFVRVENDTLITGYRQTNGWARTRTVYFAMSFSKPIKSYGQAAQEKSVYRGFWGRFDQTKNFPEMAGQNLKLFFDFDTDEGEKIKIKMALSPVSSAGALENMKKEIPDWDFERVKKQSQEIWNKELNKIQIETIQKEDLVNFYTAMYHAFLGPTEYMDLDGNYKGLDMNVHKADNFKNYTSYSLWDTYRALHPLFNLVQPTRNSDMISSMLAHSDQSVHKMLPIWSHYANENWCMIGYHSVSVVADAIVKGNGNFDKEKALQACVNTAKVPYYDGLEYYMKMGYVPEDKNSSSVSKTLEYAYDDWAIAQAAKKLGKTDIYNEFIKRSKNYKNVYDEKTGFMRPKLNDGTFKKEFDPLDTHGQGFIEGNSWNYSLYVPQDPAEMIKMMGGNDQFNVRLDSLFSMHLPDKYFENTEDITREGIIGNYVHGNEPSHHVVYLYDWTNSPWKAQDKIRMILKKMYRNGADGLGGNDDFGQMSAWYIFSSLGFYPVAPGSDEYALGSPLVKNAVFNLENGKTFEVETVNQSDKNVFVSKVLLNGKQLDKPFLKHADVINGGKITFYMSNKPNKKQYQN; this is encoded by the coding sequence ATGAATATTGTACAAAAACCTGCTTTTATTATTGCATTTGGAATTTTAATGCTTGCTTTTACGGCAAATACAAATGCGCAGAAAAAGGAAAATAACCTTAAAAATTTGATTCAATATGTCGATCCAATGATTGGAACCGCCAAAATGGGACATACATATCCGGGCGCAACAGTTCCGTTTGGGAGTGTACAATTAAGTCCTGAAACAGATACAATTGCTTATAGTTTAAACGGAAAATATAACGGAGAAGTCTATAAATATTGTGCTGGATATCAATACGAAGACAAAACGATTGTAGGTTTCAGTCACACCCATTTTAGCGGAACAGGACATTCTGATTTAGGCGATTTTCTAATTATGCCAACAACGGGGAAACTACAATTAAATTCGGGCGTTGCTTCAAAACCATTGTCAGGTTATCGGTCAGCATTTTCACATTCAACCGAAAAAGCAGAACCTGCATATTACAGCGTACTTCTGGAAGATCATAAAATCAAAGCTGAACTTACCGCAACAACGCGCGTAGGAATGCACCAATATACATTTCCAAAATCTGACGAAGCACATATTATTCTCGATTTAACCTCAGGAATTTACAATTATGATAAAAAGAATGTTTGGACATTTGTTCGAGTAGAAAACGATACTTTAATTACAGGATATCGCCAGACGAATGGCTGGGCGAGAACCAGAACCGTTTATTTTGCCATGTCTTTTAGCAAACCAATCAAAAGTTACGGACAGGCAGCGCAGGAAAAAAGTGTTTACAGAGGTTTTTGGGGAAGATTTGATCAAACCAAGAATTTCCCCGAAATGGCAGGTCAAAACCTTAAATTATTCTTTGATTTTGATACAGACGAAGGAGAAAAAATCAAAATTAAAATGGCTTTGTCACCAGTAAGTTCTGCTGGAGCACTTGAAAATATGAAAAAAGAAATCCCGGATTGGGATTTTGAACGTGTTAAAAAACAAAGTCAGGAAATTTGGAACAAGGAACTGAACAAAATCCAGATTGAAACCATTCAAAAAGAAGATTTGGTTAATTTCTATACCGCAATGTATCACGCCTTTTTAGGTCCAACAGAATACATGGATTTAGACGGAAATTACAAAGGTTTGGATATGAATGTTCATAAAGCCGATAACTTTAAAAATTATACCAGTTATTCTTTGTGGGATACTTACCGAGCTTTACATCCGCTTTTTAATCTGGTTCAGCCAACAAGAAATTCAGATATGATAAGTTCAATGTTGGCACATTCAGACCAAAGTGTTCATAAAATGCTGCCAATCTGGTCGCATTATGCCAATGAAAACTGGTGTATGATTGGCTATCATTCCGTATCTGTTGTTGCTGATGCAATTGTAAAAGGAAACGGGAATTTTGATAAAGAAAAAGCACTTCAGGCTTGTGTTAACACTGCAAAAGTTCCTTATTATGACGGATTGGAATATTATATGAAAATGGGTTATGTTCCTGAGGATAAAAACAGTTCATCGGTTTCTAAAACATTAGAATATGCTTATGACGATTGGGCAATTGCGCAGGCTGCGAAGAAACTAGGAAAGACGGATATTTATAATGAATTCATCAAAAGATCTAAAAATTATAAAAACGTTTACGACGAGAAAACGGGATTTATGCGTCCTAAATTAAACGACGGAACTTTCAAAAAAGAATTTGATCCTTTAGATACACATGGACAAGGTTTTATTGAAGGAAATTCGTGGAATTATAGTTTGTACGTTCCGCAAGATCCCGCAGAAATGATTAAAATGATGGGCGGAAATGACCAATTTAATGTTCGTCTGGATTCGCTATTCAGCATGCATTTGCCGGACAAATATTTTGAAAATACAGAAGATATTACCAGAGAAGGAATCATAGGGAATTATGTGCACGGAAACGAACCTTCGCATCATGTTGTTTATTTGTACGACTGGACAAATTCGCCTTGGAAAGCACAAGACAAAATCAGAATGATTCTGAAAAAAATGTATCGAAACGGCGCTGATGGTTTAGGCGGAAATGACGATTTCGGACAAATGAGCGCCTGGTATATTTTTAGCAGTTTAGGATTTTATCCTGTTGCACCAGGTTCTGATGAATATGCTTTGGGAAGTCCGTTAGTGAAAAATGCTGTTTTCAATTTAGAAAATGGTAAAACTTTCGAAGTCGAAACGGTAAATCAATCAGATAAAAATGTGTTTGTGAGCAAAGTTTTATTGAATGGAAAACAATTGGATAAGCCGTTTTTAAAACATGCGGATGTTATTAATGGTGGTAAAATTACTTTCTATATGAGTAATAAACCGAATAAAAAGCAATATCAAAATTAG
- a CDS encoding GNAT family N-acetyltransferase, translating to MTKSNLSFSDQIILEDELVLLRPLQESDVDNLLEISINEPETWKYSLVGADGRENLIKYIQSAIKARDDKREFPFIVFDKKSQKYAGSTRFYDIQLEYKTLQLGYTWYGSAFRGTGLNKHCKFLLLQFAFETLGMERVEFRADNNNQRSVAAMKSIGCKVEGVLRNHMPTANSEVRRDSIILSILRNEWFDEVKENLKSKL from the coding sequence ATGACAAAATCAAATTTAAGTTTTTCAGACCAAATAATTTTAGAAGACGAATTAGTTTTATTACGCCCCTTACAAGAATCAGACGTCGATAATTTATTAGAAATTTCCATCAACGAGCCAGAAACCTGGAAGTATTCATTAGTTGGTGCTGATGGGAGAGAAAATTTGATAAAATACATCCAATCAGCAATAAAAGCCCGAGATGATAAAAGAGAATTTCCCTTTATAGTATTCGATAAAAAATCTCAAAAATATGCTGGCTCAACACGTTTTTACGACATCCAGCTTGAATACAAAACCCTGCAATTAGGCTACACTTGGTACGGTTCGGCATTTAGAGGAACCGGATTAAACAAACATTGTAAATTTTTATTACTCCAATTTGCTTTTGAAACCCTCGGAATGGAACGTGTAGAATTCCGCGCCGATAATAACAACCAGCGCAGTGTTGCTGCCATGAAAAGCATCGGATGCAAAGTCGAAGGAGTTTTACGCAATCATATGCCAACAGCAAATAGTGAAGTTCGCCGTGATTCAATTATTTTAAGTATTCTAAGAAATGAATGGTTTGATGAGGTAAAAGAGAATTTAAAAAGCAAGCTTTAG